In Flavobacteriales bacterium TMED191, the sequence TTTTGATTAAGAATGGAGTTTATTAAAGATGATTTGCCTACATTCGATCTCCCTATAAATGCATATTCAGGTTGAATCTTAGTTGGGCAATCATTAACAGTGTTACTTGATTGAAAATGACTTATTGTTAAATTATTATTTATTGACATTTTTTTTATCATTTAGCCAATTGACTAGAATCTGGTTAAATATTTCTGGTTGCTCAATCATTGGAGCGTGACCGCACTTTTTTATCCAAAATAAATCAGAGTTTTGAATTTCTTGATGAAATTCTTTTCCTACTTCAGGAGGTGTGACTTTGTCATTTTCTCCCCAAATAATACATGTTTTTTGTGTGATTTTAGGAAGTTCGTCTTTCATGTTATGTCTAATTGCGGATTTAGCCATCATTAGTACTCGAATTACTTTTTCTTTATTATTTACAATTTCAAAAACCTCATCTACAAGTTGCTTGCTAGCTTTTGAGGGGTCAAAGAAAACTTCTTCGGTTTTTTGTTTTATGTATTCATAGTTACCTCTTTTAGGGAATTTGCCTCCAAGGGTGTTTTCATAAAGTCCAGAGCTGCCTGATAAAATCAAATTATCAATTTTTTGAGGAAATTGAAGTGCCAATATTAATCCAATATGACCACCCAGCGAGTTTCCTAGGATAGAGTATTTTTTGATGTTTAGGTCTTCAGTAAATTTGTTAATAAACTTGGATAGCTGCTTAACATTTGTTTTTAATAATGGCATACTGTAAAGTGGCAGCATAGGAAGTATAACCCTAAATCCATGATTTGGAAGACTGTTGAGAGTCGTTTCAAAATTACTAACTGCTCCCATCAATCCATGGAGCAATATAATAGTTGGTCCGGAGCCCTTTTCAATATAATTGTACTTCTCTTTCATCTTTTATATTTATGACCTATTTATTCTGGTAAATATATATTTTAAAATTTAATATAATTTCCATTTCTAGATAGTTATTAACAACCTTTGGTTTAAAATGTTAATACATTGTTCATTTCTTGTGAAAAAAATAAGTGGTACAAAGTGGTATAAAGTGGGTCTAAATACCTAGTTTTGTATTAGTTTTTTAAAAAAATTGGTACAGATGAGTGCACATTTGATAGGTGTTTATGAATGTAGGTTAGATGCTAAAGGCAGATTTATGTTGCCGAAAGCTTTCAAGAAACAGCTTTTAACTGCAGTAGATTCACCCTTTATATTAAAGAGAAGTGTTTTTCATAAATGTTTGGAATTGTTTACAGTAGAAGAATGGAATGAAGTAGTTACAGACATTAATAAATTAAATCGATTTGTTAAAAAGAATAATGATTTTATTAGAATGTTTACTGCTGGAGTGAAAGTTGTTGAACTAGATAATACAGGTAGGCTTTTATTACCAAAAGATTTGCAATCATTCTCGAAAATAAATAAGGATATAGTCTTGTCAAGTTCTGGAAATATGATTGAAATCTGGAACAAGAATTCGTATGAACAAATAATTAATAATGAGAATATTGATTTTGCTACTCTTGCCGAAGATGTGATGGGATCTAAAGATATTAAAGATGACTAAATATCATGAGTCAGTTTTATTAAATGAATCAATCAAAGGACTAAAAATTAAGCCAGAAGGCATATATGTTGATGTTACATTTGGTGGAGGTGGTCATTCTAAAGAGATATTAAAAAACTTAACTACAGGAAACTTAATAGCCTTTGATCAGGATATGGATAGTCTAATTAATAATATAAAAGGAGATAACAGGTTTACTATGATTAATTCAAATTTTCGACACTTGAAAGTTAAGTTACAGCAAGTAGGGTTGTCTTCCGTAGATGGAATTATAGCAGATTTAGGCGTATCTGCTCATCATTTTTCAGATAATGGAAGAGGTTTTTCATTGAAATATGATTCAATAATCGACATGCGAATGGATAAGAATTTAAAAAAAGATGGGAGATTTATTTTAAACAAATATAATCAACCCAATTTAGACCGAGTATTAAAGGAACATGCAGACTTTAATAATCCAAGACCTATTTCTAGTGCAATTATAAACGCACGTAAGTTAAAAGAAATTACTACAACTTTTGATTTGAAAAATATTTTTAAAACAATAATTAATAAACAAAACGAGAATAAATTTTTCGCTAGGTTGTTTCAAGCAATTAGAATTGAGGTTAATGATGAGTTAAATGCACTTAAGGAATTATTGGAGCAATCTAAGGATGTTTTAAAACCATCAGGACGTTTAGTTGTAATAGCATATCACTCATTGGAGGATGTTTTAGTAAAGAGGTTTATGAAATTTGGTCATTTTTTAAATACTCAAGAAAAAGATTTTTTCGGACGCTCTAAACAGATTTTTTCATTAATAACTAAAAAACCAATAGTTCCGACTAATTCCGAATTAAGAAAAAACAAAAAGTCTAGAAGTGCTAAACTTAGAATATGTGAAAAAATATAATTTAATATGCTCCAAAAATTAAGAAAATTTCAGTTCCTCAAAAATACAGGTCTATTCAATATTAGAGCCTTTGTAATTTTATTTGCTATTTATTCCTTTATAAGTGTTTGGTTAGCAAATGTTTCTATTAACAAAGATTTAAGGTTAAGTTCTTTAACAGAAAATCTAAAAATTTTAAAATCAGAATATGTTACAAATAAAACAACTTTAATGAATTTATCTAAGAGATCTAACCTAATCGAGAGGGCTAATTCTTTTGGTTTTTACTCTGCAGAAGAACCAATTATAATAATTCAACTAAATCATGAAAATTAAGCATCCATTAAGATTAGCCATATTAGCAACTTGTATTCTTCTGTTGAGCTTTGCAGTTGTAATTAATTTACTAACAATTATTAACGACAAAAATTATGAGATGGTTGAACATTTAAAAATGATCACCATTAAGGCAGAGAGGGGGAATATTTATACACATGACTATCAACTACTCGCTATTACATCAAACAGATACGAGCTTAGGTTTGATGGCACATATTTAAGTGCAAACGAATCGGAACTCAATAAACTTGCTGAAAATTTATCCCTTATTTTTAAGAATAAATCAAAAAAACAGTACTTCGATGATTTAATAAAAGCAAAAAAACAAAAATATTTTTTATTAAAAAGAGATGCTTCTTTACATCAGATCGAGGAACTTAAAAAAACAAGTTTCTATAAAAAGCCTCTTAATGGTGGATTAATTGTAAAACAATACTTAGATCGAAAAAAACCTAACAAAAATCTTGCATCTCGTACCATAGGAGATCTTTTCAAGGACAATAATAATCCTATATATGG encodes:
- a CDS encoding alpha/beta hydrolase; the encoded protein is MKEKYNYIEKGSGPTIILLHGLMGAVSNFETTLNSLPNHGFRVILPMLPLYSMPLLKTNVKQLSKFINKFTEDLNIKKYSILGNSLGGHIGLILALQFPQKIDNLILSGSSGLYENTLGGKFPKRGNYEYIKQKTEEVFFDPSKASKQLVDEVFEIVNNKEKVIRVLMMAKSAIRHNMKDELPKITQKTCIIWGENDKVTPPEVGKEFHQEIQNSDLFWIKKCGHAPMIEQPEIFNQILVNWLNDKKNVNK
- the rsmH gene encoding 16S rRNA (cytosine(1402)-N(4))-methyltransferase RsmH, with protein sequence MTKYHESVLLNESIKGLKIKPEGIYVDVTFGGGGHSKEILKNLTTGNLIAFDQDMDSLINNIKGDNRFTMINSNFRHLKVKLQQVGLSSVDGIIADLGVSAHHFSDNGRGFSLKYDSIIDMRMDKNLKKDGRFILNKYNQPNLDRVLKEHADFNNPRPISSAIINARKLKEITTTFDLKNIFKTIINKQNENKFFARLFQAIRIEVNDELNALKELLEQSKDVLKPSGRLVVIAYHSLEDVLVKRFMKFGHFLNTQEKDFFGRSKQIFSLITKKPIVPTNSELRKNKKSRSAKLRICEKI
- a CDS encoding division/cell wall cluster transcriptional repressor MraZ is translated as MSAHLIGVYECRLDAKGRFMLPKAFKKQLLTAVDSPFILKRSVFHKCLELFTVEEWNEVVTDINKLNRFVKKNNDFIRMFTAGVKVVELDNTGRLLLPKDLQSFSKINKDIVLSSSGNMIEIWNKNSYEQIINNENIDFATLAEDVMGSKDIKDD